Sequence from the Rubidibacter lacunae KORDI 51-2 genome:
ACATTGGGCTTGCTGAAAAAGTCCACAAAGTGAATTTAGGGGACAGAAAAGTGAATTTAGGGGACAGAGAGCTCATGAAATCAGGCTTTCGCCATCTAGCCCCAGATTTTCGCCCCAAGATCTCGGCTCAAGTGCAAGGGTTTTGAGGCTCTAGCAACCATAACCTTGCACTTCTCTGACGCAGAAAACGCTGGAACCTTCTCGCTGAAACAATTCCAGCCTTTTTCAGCAAGCCCTACATTGGTGCGTTTGCTTACCCCCTCTGGCGCGAAACCCGATCGCGCTGACTCCAAATGTAAGGGCGTGCATGCTGTCCGTCGAGCGAGCGGTCGTCGTCGCTATCGTTGCCGCGATTACCTGTTTGCTCGGTCAGCAGCAGCCAGCCAAGGCGCGTCGGTTGCTGGTAAATGCGCTTCAGTGTGTTGATATCGCGAGCCGAGATCTTGGGTGACTCTGGGACGTGGGCTGCGTAGAGGGCGTCTCCAGGATCGGGACTGTGTCCCCAAATCCCCAGAGCATGACCGAGCTCGTGCCGTGCAGTTGCTAGCGTGCGCGCCGCCGACTGCTCGGGACCGATCTCTACGGTCATGCGCTGCAAAAGGCTTTCGGAGCCGTCCGGGTGCGAGCGCGCGTAAAACTCGAAACGGGTCTGAGCCGTTCGCGCCGCTCCGAATTCAGTTAAGCCCGTAATGCGATCGCGCACGATTGCTAGGGGTGGGCGACGGCGAGCGATCGCAATGTCGGCGTCGTCTCGCATCTCTACCTCAGTCAACGGCAGATAAACCGACCACTCGCGCACGGCAGCAAGAACGCTCGCCCGCCATTGCCCAAATCGCTCGCCAGCTGATGTCGGGGCTGACTCGGACGAACGGTCGATCCAGACGCGAACGGGAAATTCCGTCCACACGAGATAGCCCAACAGCGTTGGCTCAACCTGCCCAAAATAGTCACCAGCCGACGTAACGTCCCAAGCTTCCAAGCTCGGCGGCAGTGGATGTGCCTGTAGTTCCGGGAAGGGAGGCGTGGAGATCTCTGGAGGTGATTCAGATAGAGGTGATTCAGAGCCTCCGCTCGGCAGCAACCAGCTCCAAACCAATACTGTGCAAAGCACAAAGCCCAACAGGATAACTACCGCGCGCGATCGCCACTGCATCGTTACCAACCGTTGTTTCTCTAAGGCTGGCCGCCCCCATGAAAGTTTCCCACCAGTCTATCCGAGCCAGCCCGCACTCAGGACGATCGTCAGACCAATGAAGATCGATGCCAGTACCCACGTGATGCGATTGAGGGATTGCTCGGCGCTCTTCGCGCTGGTAAACAGCTGCGCCTGGCCGCCAATACCACCCAGACCGTCGCCCTTCGGGCTGTGCAATAGAACAAGAACGACTAGTAAAGCTGCCGAAACGACCCAAATAATTTCTGCGAGCTGAGTAGCTTTCATTGCGCGTGTTTGCCGATCCCCTATTCATTAAAGTTTATGTTTGCCAAAATTGTCGGACCAGAGCGATAACGAGGTCCGACAAACCAACAAAGACGCGTTCGCGCCAATGAGTTCTCAGCTCTATCGTAACAAGCCGTTCGAGCGGTTGCAGCTAGGATAGGCGCACGGGCATGCGGTTGGGTGTTATGGCAACTGGTGCGGGCAGCAGCAGCGATTGCCCGGTCATTTCCTCTGGCTGTGGAATTTGCAGAATTTCTAGAATTGTTGGCGCGATGTCGGCCAGGCAGCCGCCCGCACGCAGCTCGACTGCTCCACCGCGGCCGGGAATCTTGCGACCCTCGCCTTCAACCAAAATCAATGGTACCGGATTGGTCGTGTGCGCCGTCCAGGGATTGCCTGCCTCGTCGCGCATGTATTCGGCGTTGCCATGGTCGGCCGTGATGAGCATCGTTCCGCCCACCTTGCCAACAGCGTCTAGCAACCGACCCAAGGCGAGATCGACCGACTCGATTGCTTCCTGGGCGGCCTCGAAGTTGCCCGTATGGCCCACCATATCCGGGTTGGCGTAGTTGATGACTACAAAGGCATACTCCTGCTTGGCGATCGCCGCACAAACCCCGTCTGTCACGGCCTCGGCCGACATTGACGGCTGTTTGTCGTAGGTCGTCACCATTGGGCTGTTGACGAGTTCGCGCTCCTCTCCGCGGAAAGGTATTTCAACACCGCCGTTAAAAAAGTAAGTAACGTGAGGGTATTTCTCCGTTTCCGCCGTCCGGAACTGCTTGAGACTGCGTTCGGCAATAACCTCACCGAGGATCTTAGTCAGGTTTTGCGGTTTGAAAGCAACCTCGACCGGTAGGGTTGCGTCGTATTGCGTGAATGTTGCGAAACTAAGCGGTTCGATGCGCTCGCGCTCGAAGCCATCGAAGTCGGGCCGGACAAATGCAGCCGATAGCTGACGGGCACGGTCGGGTCGGAAGTTGAAGAAGATTATGCTGTCACCAGGCGCAACTGCCCCAGGTGCAACGCGCGTCGGAGGCACGAATTCGTCGGTGATGTCTTGCTCGTAGTAGTCCTTGAGGACTTGCGCGGCCGTGCGGCCGTCGCCCTCGCCATCCGTCACGATCGCTTCATATGCCTTGCGAATGCGATCCCAGCGGCGATCGCGGTCCATCGCAAAGTAGCGCCCGCTCACCGTTGCAATCTGACCGATACCGATCTTTTGGCAGTAGCCTTGAATCAGATCTAGCGCTTGCACGCCGTCGGTTGGGTTCGTGTCGCGTCCGTCTGTGAATGCGTGGATGCAGGCATCCTCAATACCTTGTGCTTTCGCCAAGTCGAGTAAGCCTTTGAGGTGCAGTAAGTGTGAATGGACTCCGCCTTCGGAACACAAACCCATTAGGTGCAGTTTGCCTCCCCGAGCCTTTGTCGCCTTGCATGTATCTACGAGGACAGGATTCGTCAGTAGCGAGCCGTCTTCCACGGCATCGGAGATCCTGACTAATTCTTGAGGAACGACGCGACCGGCCCCGATATTGAGGTGTCCGACCTCTGAGTTGCCCATCTGCCCTTCTGGCAGACCGACGGCTTTCCCAGAGGTCCGAATCAGCGTTGTGGGATATGCGGCGCGCAAACTATCCATAACCGGAGTCTTGGCAGCAGAGATGGCGTTCCATTTCCGTGCGTCTCGCTCGCCCCAGCCATCTAGGATGACGAGCACCACTGGCGAAATCGGTGCCTGCGTCATAACGCCCATCCTTGCATCATTAGCATTCTTCGATTCGATACTACCATCGGGATCGCTGGACGCCAGTTATCCTTGGCCTAACATTCTGTATTTTTCATGACAAAATGGCACAATCGACTGCTCGGAATGGTTGTTGCCAGACCCCTTAAGGTGGACTCTTTCTAGAAGTTCCGAGTCGGTTCTTTGCCAGTACAACAACTGGACGAATGGCGCAGGCGAGGGCGTTTGGCAACTTTAGGCGCGCGACGATCGTAGTTCATCTTGCTTTTCAAGGGGCAGTTGAGAGCTAGTGCTAGCAACTCGAGTCCGAGATGCGAAGGCGTGCGGATAGTTGGGGGGATAACATCCTAGCCAGACTGAAGATGGGCTTCCCAGCGTTTACCAACCCGGGCGCAGCGAGTCTCATAAACATATGAGTTGCTGCCAACTCACGTTCGCCTGAGGCAAGAACCACTTGATTGAGATAGATACTATGTCCTTCGAACGCGAAAATATGCGAGTGCAGGGTGCGCGCCGTTTTGCCGGTAACAAGTTTTCTTCCTTATGTTTCCAGTGCGAGTCCGTCCAGATTGTCGGCGTGATATTTCGCACCCACGGATAGCTAAGTTTCAGCGCTCCAGAACGTTGAAAACCCCCTATCTTCTCGTGAAGTCGAAATTTTGTGTGCGATTGCCTTCAAGGGGATCGCGCCAGCTTGCCCTGTTAGGCATCGAAAGGATGCAGTCAAACACTCCTTTCACCCCAAAATGGCATCGACTACCACTTCTACTTACATCAGGTGAGCTTCCAGCCAGGCAACTTCTTCGATCGTGTTGAGTAGGGAATATTCGGCAAGCTTCGCGATGCGCGGGCGCAAAATCCTCAATCCGTTGATTGTCGATGAAATATATGCGCGTTCCTACCACGTCCAACAGCTCAGTCCCAAGATCTTGTAATGCTTTTGAATGATGCTATTGCGGTATGGCGTCAACCGAGTGCAAGCGTCGTAAGGGTGCATGTACGCCTTCCGGCAGGCGCAATTTGGGCAGTCCCCGACCCGAAAAAGCGATCGCTAACCCCCCAGTGCCCGGCAAGATCCAGAAAATGCTTCCCACCCTGCGACAGAATTAACTCGCTGTCGTTCCAAAGCTGTGATTTGCCTGACTAGCCTGCCACATTAAGGATGGCAGGCAAACGAAACGCGATCGCGAAGCGCAGGACCGTCGACGGTGTCTAATGCCGCTGTACGACACGTTGCATTTCTTTTTTATCTTCGCGTCGCTTGATACTTTCGCGCTTGTCGTGGAGCTTCTTGCCGCGTGCCAATCCGATGCTGACTTTGATCAGCCCGCGCTTGAGATACATCTTGAGCGGTACGAGCGTCAGACCTTTTTGCTCGGTCTGTCCCACAAGCTTGTCAATCTCGCGACGGTGAAGGAGCAACTTGCGCGTGCGCTTCGGATCGTGATTGAAATATTGACCGCTTGCTTGATAGGGCGAGATATGAATGTTCAGCAGCCAGGCTTCGCCTTTCCGGATAAGGGCATAGCCGTCTTGCATGTTCACTCGTCCGGCGCGGACGGACTTCACTTCCG
This genomic interval carries:
- a CDS encoding matrixin family metalloprotease — protein: MQWRSRAVVILLGFVLCTVLVWSWLLPSGGSESPLSESPPEISTPPFPELQAHPLPPSLEAWDVTSAGDYFGQVEPTLLGYLVWTEFPVRVWIDRSSESAPTSAGERFGQWRASVLAAVREWSVYLPLTEVEMRDDADIAIARRRPPLAIVRDRITGLTEFGAARTAQTRFEFYARSHPDGSESLLQRMTVEIGPEQSAARTLATARHELGHALGIWGHSPDPGDALYAAHVPESPKISARDINTLKRIYQQPTRLGWLLLTEQTGNRGNDSDDDRSLDGQHARPYIWSQRDRVSRQRG
- the gpmI gene encoding 2,3-bisphosphoglycerate-independent phosphoglycerate mutase, with product MTQAPISPVVLVILDGWGERDARKWNAISAAKTPVMDSLRAAYPTTLIRTSGKAVGLPEGQMGNSEVGHLNIGAGRVVPQELVRISDAVEDGSLLTNPVLVDTCKATKARGGKLHLMGLCSEGGVHSHLLHLKGLLDLAKAQGIEDACIHAFTDGRDTNPTDGVQALDLIQGYCQKIGIGQIATVSGRYFAMDRDRRWDRIRKAYEAIVTDGEGDGRTAAQVLKDYYEQDITDEFVPPTRVAPGAVAPGDSIIFFNFRPDRARQLSAAFVRPDFDGFERERIEPLSFATFTQYDATLPVEVAFKPQNLTKILGEVIAERSLKQFRTAETEKYPHVTYFFNGGVEIPFRGEERELVNSPMVTTYDKQPSMSAEAVTDGVCAAIAKQEYAFVVINYANPDMVGHTGNFEAAQEAIESVDLALGRLLDAVGKVGGTMLITADHGNAEYMRDEAGNPWTAHTTNPVPLILVEGEGRKIPGRGGAVELRAGGCLADIAPTILEILQIPQPEEMTGQSLLLPAPVAITPNRMPVRLS
- the secG gene encoding preprotein translocase subunit SecG, whose amino-acid sequence is MKATQLAEIIWVVSAALLVVLVLLHSPKGDGLGGIGGQAQLFTSAKSAEQSLNRITWVLASIFIGLTIVLSAGWLG
- the smpB gene encoding SsrA-binding protein SmpB, which encodes MAATNGSEGIKIVSDNRKARHLYEILETFEAGIQLIGTEVKSVRAGRVNMQDGYALIRKGEAWLLNIHISPYQASGQYFNHDPKRTRKLLLHRREIDKLVGQTEQKGLTLVPLKMYLKRGLIKVSIGLARGKKLHDKRESIKRREDKKEMQRVVQRH